In Saccharolobus solfataricus, a genomic segment contains:
- the amrB gene encoding AmmeMemoRadiSam system protein B — translation MRRLPAVAGSFYESDPKKLKMQIEWSFRHNIGPRDIPKQSYEKKKRDNLFFIVPHAGYIYSGPVAAHSYYYLASEGKPDVVIILGPNHTGLGSYVSAWPKGEWETPLGSVKVDEEVLMQLVMESEVIDLEEKSHLYEHSIEVQLPFLQYFFDDNFKIVPIVIMMQTPEIAEFLADAIYKVIQKYSDKDIVVLASSDMNHYDPHEITMKKDEEAIEKIQQLDYRGLYEVVEGKDVTLCGYGPIMVSLILAKKLGKKAYILKHATSGDTSGPKDSVVGYLAARFGS, via the coding sequence ATGAGGAGATTACCAGCTGTTGCAGGTTCTTTTTATGAATCAGATCCTAAAAAACTTAAAATGCAGATTGAATGGTCATTCAGACACAATATAGGTCCCAGAGATATTCCTAAACAATCTTACGAGAAGAAGAAAAGAGATAATTTATTTTTTATCGTACCACATGCTGGATATATTTATAGTGGTCCAGTTGCAGCTCACTCATATTATTATTTAGCTTCAGAAGGTAAGCCAGACGTTGTGATAATATTAGGTCCTAATCATACTGGTTTAGGTTCTTATGTTTCAGCTTGGCCTAAGGGAGAATGGGAAACTCCATTAGGTAGCGTAAAAGTAGATGAAGAGGTTCTTATGCAATTAGTTATGGAATCTGAAGTAATAGATCTGGAAGAAAAGTCACACTTATACGAACATTCAATTGAGGTTCAATTACCTTTTTTGCAATACTTTTTTGATGATAACTTTAAGATAGTTCCAATTGTTATTATGATGCAAACGCCAGAGATTGCTGAATTCCTAGCAGATGCTATTTATAAGGTTATACAAAAGTATTCGGATAAGGATATAGTGGTATTGGCTAGTAGTGATATGAATCACTATGACCCCCATGAAATTACAATGAAAAAGGACGAGGAAGCAATAGAAAAAATTCAGCAATTAGATTATAGAGGTTTATATGAGGTTGTAGAAGGCAAGGATGTTACTTTATGCGGTTATGGTCCTATAATGGTTAGTCTAATTCTAGCTAAGAAGTTAGGTAAAAAAGCCTATATTTTAAAACATGCAACTTCTGGTGATACTTCGGGACCTAAAGATTCAGTTGTGGGTTATCTTGCAGCGCGGTTTGGAAGTTAA
- a CDS encoding DUF1614 domain-containing protein, with the protein MKRIIILSPFRGLFRSLLYFLLGLIMALISAGYFSQLFSIVGINRDIAIIISITISFLSLFSSPFNLVLTEVKKEAIAIEEDVVFFFGFPIFIPRISRQNMNTLIAVNLGGALIPLGVSLFLMYELQAYIVYFIINIIVVIIVSKLFSRVIRGVGVIMHPIIPSIFSVISSYVLFYKLHILIPLSAYIGSVLGTLIGADLLNLRRIINEARPQVISIGGMGTFDGIFVSGIISVFISELLVII; encoded by the coding sequence TTGAAAAGAATAATCATCCTTTCGCCTTTTAGAGGGCTTTTTAGATCTCTATTATATTTTTTGTTAGGCCTCATTATGGCGTTAATATCAGCAGGATATTTTTCCCAACTTTTTTCGATAGTTGGAATAAATAGAGATATTGCAATAATTATTTCAATAACTATTTCATTTCTAAGTCTATTCAGTAGCCCTTTTAACTTGGTTTTAACAGAAGTGAAAAAGGAGGCTATTGCAATTGAGGAAGATGTTGTATTTTTCTTTGGTTTTCCCATATTTATACCGCGTATATCAAGACAAAATATGAACACATTAATTGCTGTAAATCTAGGCGGAGCTCTTATCCCATTGGGAGTTTCCTTATTTTTAATGTATGAATTGCAAGCTTATATTGTATATTTTATAATAAATATAATAGTAGTAATTATTGTGTCAAAACTCTTTTCTAGGGTAATTAGAGGTGTTGGAGTTATAATGCATCCCATAATACCTAGCATATTTTCAGTAATAAGCAGTTATGTTCTTTTCTATAAGCTTCATATTCTCATACCCTTATCTGCGTATATTGGAAGCGTACTAGGGACGTTAATAGGTGCTGATTTACTTAACTTGAGAAGAATTATTAATGAGGCCAGACCACAAGTTATAAGTATAGGTGGGATGGGTACATTTGATGGTATATTCGTATCTGGTATCATATCCGTATTTATAAGTGAACTTCTAGTTATTATTTAA
- a CDS encoding 30S ribosomal protein S9 produces the protein MSEEQKLVISSARRKTARATCYIYAGKGRVFVNNVPIELIPIEMVRLKIMEPLLLAGNDIRSKIDAKIITYGGGIMGQADAARMALARALVKFTGSKELEKIYRAYDRTMLAGDPRQTESEKWMRYSARRWRQKSYR, from the coding sequence ATGAGTGAAGAACAGAAATTAGTTATTTCCAGTGCTAGGAGAAAGACAGCTAGAGCTACATGTTATATATATGCTGGAAAAGGAAGAGTCTTCGTAAATAACGTACCAATTGAGTTAATACCAATTGAAATGGTAAGATTGAAAATCATGGAACCATTACTTTTAGCTGGGAATGATATTAGATCAAAAATAGATGCTAAAATAATAACTTATGGTGGTGGGATAATGGGTCAAGCTGATGCTGCTAGGATGGCTTTAGCTAGGGCGTTGGTTAAATTTACTGGTAGTAAGGAATTAGAGAAGATATATAGGGCTTATGATAGGACAATGTTAGCTGGAGATCCAAGGCAGACGGAATCAGAGAAGTGGATGAGATATAGTGCAAGGAGATGGAGGCAGAAGTCGTATAGGTGA
- a CDS encoding DNA-directed RNA polymerase subunit N, translating to MLIPIRCFTCGSLIADKWQSFITRVNAGENPGKVLDDLGVKRYCCRRMLLSHVDIINEVIHYTRPI from the coding sequence ATGTTAATCCCAATTAGATGTTTTACATGTGGCTCATTGATTGCTGATAAATGGCAGTCATTTATAACGAGAGTTAATGCTGGAGAGAATCCAGGAAAGGTTCTTGATGATTTAGGAGTAAAAAGATATTGTTGTAGAAGAATGCTTTTATCCCACGTAGATATAATTAACGAAGTAATCCACTATACTAGACCAATTTGA
- the gds gene encoding geranylgeranyl diphosphate synthase — protein MSSDDLSLYFNEIVNNVNFRIKNFVKSNFKTLEEASFHLFTAGGKRLRPLVLVSSSDLIGGDRERAYKAAAAVEILHNFTLVHDDIMDNDGLRRGLPTVHVKWGEPMAILAGDYLHAKAFEALNEALKGLDGNTFYKAFSIFITSIEIISEGQAMDMSFENRLDVTEEEYIQMIKGKTAMLFSCSAALGGIINKANDDVVKKLTEYGLNLGISFQIVDDILGIIGDEKELGKPIYSDIREGKKTILVIKTLSEATEDEKKILVSTLGNKEAKKEDLERASEIIRKHSLQYAYDLAKKYSDLAIENLREIPVSNKTAEKALKYLAQFTIQRRK, from the coding sequence ATGAGTAGTGATGATCTAAGTTTATATTTTAACGAGATAGTTAACAATGTAAATTTTCGGATAAAAAATTTTGTAAAGAGCAATTTTAAGACGCTTGAGGAAGCATCATTTCATTTATTTACAGCAGGAGGTAAAAGACTTAGACCATTAGTGTTGGTTTCATCTTCAGACTTAATTGGCGGGGACAGAGAAAGGGCATACAAGGCAGCTGCAGCCGTAGAAATTCTTCACAATTTTACTCTAGTCCACGATGATATTATGGACAACGATGGTCTGAGAAGAGGATTACCAACTGTTCATGTAAAGTGGGGTGAACCAATGGCAATACTTGCGGGGGATTACTTACACGCAAAGGCTTTTGAAGCCTTAAATGAGGCACTAAAGGGTCTTGACGGCAATACTTTTTATAAGGCATTTTCTATATTTATCACTTCTATTGAGATAATATCTGAAGGTCAAGCAATGGATATGTCATTTGAGAACAGACTTGACGTAACTGAGGAAGAGTATATACAAATGATAAAAGGAAAGACCGCGATGCTGTTTTCATGCTCTGCAGCGTTAGGTGGTATAATTAATAAGGCTAATGATGATGTGGTTAAAAAATTAACCGAATATGGATTAAATTTGGGTATATCGTTCCAAATAGTAGATGATATCCTAGGAATTATTGGAGATGAAAAGGAACTAGGGAAACCGATTTATAGTGATATTAGGGAAGGTAAGAAGACAATTCTAGTTATAAAAACTTTAAGTGAAGCTACTGAAGATGAGAAGAAAATTCTGGTTTCAACACTTGGTAACAAGGAAGCTAAAAAAGAAGATCTAGAAAGAGCCTCGGAAATAATAAGAAAACATTCATTACAATATGCATACGATTTAGCTAAAAAATACTCGGATCTTGCAATAGAAAACTTACGTGAAATTCCTGTTTCTAATAAAACTGCTGAAAAGGCTTTAAAGTATCTAGCACAGTTTACCATTCAAAGGAGAAAGTAA
- a CDS encoding isopentenyl phosphate kinase, whose protein sequence is MDMGSELGYDYRVLKLGGSLITCKDVPRCVKLEVLRRVSEEIRKFVNENPDKKIILLHGGGSFGHYEASIFDDNRIVRTSEAMQELNYIVAKHLLKSGIKAISVPGKFYTFDAVLSALEKDLVPLIYGDVKFDGSIISADDMSIDIAKRLNARLLFAIDKAGIIGRGGGVISELRGIDEVSILMQTNYYDITGGILSKIKKIFENNLNALIFDGSKTGNIYLALRGYNIGTLVRGNPNA, encoded by the coding sequence ATGGATATGGGATCTGAATTGGGTTACGATTATAGAGTTCTCAAATTAGGGGGAAGCTTAATAACATGTAAAGACGTTCCTAGGTGTGTTAAATTAGAAGTGCTAAGAAGAGTTTCAGAGGAGATTAGGAAATTTGTTAATGAGAACCCTGACAAAAAGATTATACTATTGCATGGTGGTGGTAGTTTTGGTCATTATGAGGCGTCAATATTCGATGATAATAGGATTGTGAGGACTTCTGAAGCTATGCAAGAGTTAAATTACATAGTGGCTAAACATCTTTTAAAAAGTGGTATTAAGGCTATTAGCGTTCCCGGAAAGTTCTACACGTTTGATGCTGTATTGAGCGCACTAGAGAAGGACCTTGTACCTTTGATATACGGTGATGTCAAATTTGATGGATCAATAATTTCTGCAGATGATATGAGTATAGACATTGCGAAGAGGCTTAATGCTAGATTACTTTTCGCAATTGATAAGGCGGGAATTATAGGAAGAGGTGGAGGAGTCATAAGCGAGCTAAGGGGAATAGATGAGGTCAGTATATTAATGCAAACGAATTATTATGATATCACTGGTGGAATACTCTCTAAGATAAAAAAGATATTTGAAAACAATTTAAACGCTTTGATTTTTGATGGTAGCAAAACTGGAAATATATATTTAGCATTAAGGGGATATAATATAGGTACTTTAGTAAGAGGTAATCCGAATGCCTGA
- the rpsB gene encoding 30S ribosomal protein S2, giving the protein MKVTNLSEKEERGGELTEAEKEELRKSEKGAIIELLVPVDTYLSAGVHIGTHSCTKYMESFVYRVRAEGLYVLDVRKIDERLRIAAKFLSRYDPQDIIVVASRPYAYRPVQKFAEVVGSRALVGRIIPGTFTNPYLSTYIEPKVLLVSDPRTDTQAIKEAAKVGIPIVAFADTDAKIDYIDLIIPANNKGRKSLALLYWALARQILRERRVIPPDGDLAVPVSEFEMRLVQ; this is encoded by the coding sequence TTGAAGGTGACCAATTTGAGTGAAAAAGAAGAAAGAGGAGGAGAATTAACTGAAGCAGAAAAAGAGGAATTAAGAAAATCCGAAAAAGGTGCAATAATAGAATTACTAGTCCCAGTAGACACATATCTTTCAGCTGGAGTTCATATAGGCACTCATAGTTGTACTAAATACATGGAGAGTTTTGTGTATAGAGTGCGAGCAGAAGGATTATATGTATTGGATGTTAGAAAGATAGATGAAAGATTAAGAATTGCGGCCAAGTTCTTATCGAGGTATGATCCACAAGACATAATTGTGGTAGCAAGTAGACCCTATGCATATAGGCCAGTTCAAAAGTTTGCAGAAGTTGTAGGATCTAGAGCGCTAGTAGGTAGAATAATACCGGGAACGTTTACAAACCCCTACTTGTCAACATATATAGAGCCGAAAGTATTGTTAGTTTCCGATCCTAGAACTGATACTCAAGCAATAAAAGAAGCAGCTAAAGTAGGAATACCAATTGTCGCTTTTGCTGATACCGATGCTAAAATTGATTATATCGATCTCATAATACCAGCTAATAATAAAGGCAGAAAATCGTTGGCGTTATTATATTGGGCATTAGCAAGGCAGATACTCAGAGAAAGAAGAGTAATTCCTCCAGATGGTGATTTGGCAGTACCAGTAAGTGAGTTCGAGATGAGGCTTGTTCAATGA
- a CDS encoding MraY family glycosyltransferase, with the protein MRILAILLPILISFFISYITTVWVIRQAKKSRFVGKDINKPDKPEIPLLGGIGIIAGFIAGSFSLLLTDVRSERVIPAVILSSLLIAFLGLLDDIFNVRQSVRAFLPIFASVPLIVYSVGHSIISIPFLGPINFGIFYYIIIIPFALTITSNAFNMLEGLNGLGVGMGIIMLSALAYIGLTHTGPTYQAGLIALSAIFSLSAFLIFNKYPAKIFPGNVGTYFIGALIGAIGIAGFMYTALAILYIPYVVEFILKLRTNFKGVSFGKVDSSGRLYWDEKPHSLTHIVMKMGRFKEYQVVIILWGMEAIFAVIAVILQTTTIVI; encoded by the coding sequence ATGAGAATACTTGCAATACTACTCCCAATTTTAATTTCCTTTTTCATAAGCTATATTACAACGGTCTGGGTAATAAGACAAGCTAAAAAGAGTAGATTCGTAGGTAAGGATATAAATAAACCAGATAAGCCAGAAATACCATTATTGGGTGGGATAGGTATAATAGCTGGATTTATAGCCGGATCTTTCTCCTTATTATTAACTGATGTAAGGAGTGAAAGAGTTATTCCCGCCGTAATACTCTCCTCACTACTTATAGCGTTTCTTGGACTATTGGACGATATATTTAACGTTAGACAATCAGTAAGGGCTTTCTTGCCAATTTTCGCATCAGTTCCACTAATAGTTTACAGTGTCGGGCATTCCATAATATCAATTCCGTTTTTAGGACCAATAAATTTCGGAATATTCTATTATATTATAATAATACCATTTGCGCTAACTATAACATCTAACGCCTTTAATATGTTAGAAGGTCTAAACGGATTAGGTGTAGGTATGGGAATAATAATGCTATCCGCACTGGCTTATATAGGGCTAACGCACACCGGTCCCACATATCAAGCTGGCTTAATAGCGCTTTCAGCAATTTTTTCACTATCGGCATTTCTCATATTTAATAAATATCCTGCGAAAATATTTCCAGGAAATGTTGGTACATACTTCATAGGAGCATTGATAGGAGCTATAGGAATTGCCGGCTTCATGTACACGGCATTAGCAATTCTCTACATACCATACGTCGTGGAATTTATATTGAAGCTAAGAACTAACTTCAAGGGAGTATCATTTGGCAAAGTAGACTCTAGCGGTAGATTATATTGGGATGAAAAACCTCATTCATTAACACATATAGTAATGAAAATGGGTCGATTTAAGGAGTATCAAGTAGTTATAATTTTATGGGGAATGGAGGCAATATTTGCAGTAATAGCAGTAATTCTACAAACTACAACAATAGTAATATAG
- a CDS encoding NTP transferase domain-containing protein codes for MKVIILAGGRGKRITLFKPFLVVCGKPLISWAFDAVNKLSDKVYLGINQSHPLFTIFKHSIFKIFPTPDISYENDVKYVVESLGPPILVLPVDIAFINNNIINNLIERCAVDMCTLKSYGSYLGVTYWTGLNFSNYTDIEVKEKLYNINTWEDYIKANKECNIL; via the coding sequence TTGAAAGTAATTATCTTGGCTGGGGGAAGGGGTAAAAGAATAACGCTATTTAAACCGTTCTTAGTAGTTTGCGGTAAACCGCTAATTTCATGGGCTTTTGACGCGGTAAATAAGTTATCTGACAAGGTATATTTAGGCATTAACCAATCCCATCCGTTGTTCACAATATTTAAGCATTCCATTTTCAAAATATTTCCTACTCCAGATATTTCTTATGAAAACGATGTCAAATACGTGGTTGAGAGTTTAGGGCCACCAATCTTAGTTTTGCCTGTTGATATTGCATTTATTAACAATAATATTATAAATAATTTGATTGAGAGATGTGCTGTCGATATGTGTACTCTCAAAAGTTATGGTAGCTATCTCGGTGTCACATATTGGACCGGACTAAATTTTTCAAATTATACTGATATTGAAGTAAAGGAGAAGCTATATAACATAAATACTTGGGAAGATTATATTAAAGCCAATAAGGAGTGTAATATACTTTGA
- a CDS encoding 50S ribosomal protein L13, producing the protein MSTQVQEQVVIINAEGQILGRMASNVVRLLKEGKKVIIVNGEKAVISGEKNRVIESYKLLLTVKTLFNPYRNGIRRPRSPINIVKRTIRGMLPKSSKGRRMLKNVKIYVGVPKEFEGRQFIKFPDSDVSRLKGKYVTVEVVSKELGWSG; encoded by the coding sequence ATGAGCACGCAAGTTCAAGAGCAAGTGGTCATAATTAACGCAGAAGGTCAGATCTTAGGTAGGATGGCTAGTAACGTAGTTAGGCTTTTAAAGGAAGGCAAAAAGGTAATTATAGTAAATGGGGAGAAAGCGGTAATAAGTGGAGAGAAGAACAGAGTTATTGAGTCTTACAAATTACTTTTAACCGTAAAAACGCTTTTTAATCCTTATAGAAATGGGATTAGAAGGCCTAGATCACCAATAAATATAGTGAAAAGGACTATAAGAGGAATGCTACCTAAAAGCAGTAAAGGACGTAGAATGTTAAAGAACGTTAAGATATATGTTGGGGTGCCAAAAGAATTCGAGGGGAGACAATTTATTAAATTCCCAGACTCTGATGTGAGTAGACTTAAAGGTAAGTATGTTACAGTAGAAGTGGTTTCAAAAGAGCTAGGGTGGAGTGGATGA
- a CDS encoding ABC transporter ATP-binding protein, protein MTNVIVEVKDLYKEYKDKEVLRGISFTVYKGEIFSLLGPNGAGKTTTVKILSCVLKPTRGEVKVIGYKVPNECGKIRERIGVMPQDYQGFLDLTVRENIEYFVKLYNGKETQVDELISLLDLEKVKNQKLRYLSGGYVRRVGIASAFAGSQEILFLDEPTVGLDPKARRGFWEIIKMMKNKGVTIFLTTHYLDEAQKLSDRVAILYGGKLIKVSTADEIMAEFKATNLEDAYLELIKSLEDSENNE, encoded by the coding sequence ATGACTAATGTTATAGTTGAGGTTAAGGACTTATATAAAGAATACAAGGATAAAGAAGTATTAAGGGGGATCTCGTTTACAGTTTATAAAGGCGAAATATTTTCATTGCTCGGGCCAAATGGAGCAGGGAAGACAACAACTGTGAAAATACTCTCTTGTGTGCTAAAGCCAACTAGGGGAGAGGTTAAGGTAATCGGATATAAGGTACCGAATGAGTGTGGAAAGATTAGAGAAAGGATTGGGGTAATGCCACAAGACTATCAAGGATTTTTAGATTTGACTGTAAGGGAGAATATAGAGTATTTTGTCAAATTATATAATGGGAAGGAAACGCAAGTTGATGAATTAATTTCATTATTAGATTTAGAAAAGGTAAAAAATCAGAAACTAAGATATTTATCTGGGGGTTATGTACGAAGAGTAGGAATTGCATCTGCATTTGCAGGAAGCCAAGAAATTTTATTTTTGGATGAACCAACTGTGGGTCTAGATCCTAAGGCTAGAAGAGGATTTTGGGAAATTATAAAGATGATGAAAAATAAGGGAGTAACAATCTTCCTAACAACGCATTATCTAGATGAAGCGCAAAAGCTATCGGATAGAGTTGCGATACTATATGGAGGCAAATTAATAAAAGTCTCAACAGCAGACGAAATAATGGCAGAATTTAAGGCTACTAATTTAGAAGACGCTTATCTAGAATTAATTAAGTCTTTAGAAGATAGTGAGAACAATGAATAG
- a CDS encoding AIR synthase family protein yields MNFGKVPINKFIYNLPIGDCLTCPSIGEDAAVLEAKDKYLIVHSDPITEAKSDSGFLSIAVACNDINMKGAQCRWVNSIILLSDISHLNATISAISEACNLIGCKVVGGHTEVSDKVKQDIIITTAIGVSNKFLSYKNVKEGMKVVLVGSPGIEGTWILAKDYDQLLLEKGISREIIEKAKEFKKDIVVQPKALSILDYVVAMHDATEGGIMQAMLEVAKASGYTVSINLDKIVLRRETKIITKALNIDPLRLISSGSFIAVSNTPEKILERISEAYIIGEIKRGDPVLEIKGVGTFNQDFEEELVKFESNYLGWGKG; encoded by the coding sequence GTGAATTTCGGTAAAGTTCCTATCAATAAATTTATTTATAATTTACCAATAGGGGACTGTCTCACTTGCCCATCCATAGGTGAGGACGCTGCAGTTCTTGAGGCTAAAGACAAATATTTGATAGTACATTCAGATCCAATTACGGAGGCTAAGAGTGACAGTGGCTTTCTTTCAATTGCGGTTGCATGTAACGATATAAATATGAAAGGGGCTCAATGCAGATGGGTAAATAGTATCATTTTACTTTCAGATATTTCACACTTAAATGCTACAATTTCTGCAATATCAGAAGCGTGTAACTTAATAGGCTGTAAAGTTGTAGGTGGCCATACAGAGGTCTCGGATAAAGTTAAACAAGACATTATAATTACTACTGCAATTGGTGTTTCTAATAAGTTCTTGAGTTATAAGAATGTAAAAGAGGGCATGAAAGTTGTACTGGTCGGCAGTCCTGGAATAGAAGGAACGTGGATCTTGGCTAAAGATTATGACCAGTTGTTGTTAGAAAAAGGTATAAGCAGGGAGATTATCGAAAAGGCAAAGGAGTTTAAGAAGGATATAGTAGTTCAACCGAAGGCTTTAAGTATTTTAGATTACGTGGTTGCAATGCACGATGCTACTGAAGGAGGAATAATGCAAGCGATGCTTGAGGTCGCAAAAGCCAGTGGTTATACTGTTTCGATTAATTTAGATAAGATTGTGTTGAGACGTGAGACGAAAATTATAACTAAAGCGTTAAACATTGATCCTTTAAGATTAATCTCTTCTGGGTCTTTTATCGCAGTATCTAACACTCCGGAAAAGATTCTTGAGAGGATAAGTGAGGCATATATAATAGGTGAGATAAAAAGAGGAGATCCGGTTTTAGAGATTAAAGGTGTTGGAACATTTAATCAAGATTTCGAGGAGGAATTGGTCAAGTTTGAAAGTAATTATCTTGGCTGGGGGAAGGGGTAA
- the fni gene encoding type 2 isopentenyl-diphosphate Delta-isomerase, translating to MPDIVNRKVEHVEIAAFENVDGLSSSTFLNDVILVHQGFPGISFSEINTKTKFFRKEISAPIMVTGMTGGRNELGRINRIIAEVAEKFGIPMGVGSQRVAIEKAEARESFTIVRKVAPTIPIIANLGMPQLVKGYGLKEFQDAIQMIEADAIAVHLNPAQEVFQPEGEPEYQIYALERLRDISKELSVPIIVKESGNGISMETAKLLYSYGIKNFDTSGQGGTNWIAIEMIRDIRRGNWKAESAKNFLDWGVPTAASIIEVRYSIPDAFLVGSGGIRSGLDAAKAIALGADIAGMALPVLKSAIEGKESLEQFFRKIIFELKATMMLTGSKNVEALKRSSIVILGKLKEWAEYRGINLSIYEKVRKRE from the coding sequence ATGCCTGATATAGTAAATAGGAAAGTTGAACATGTAGAAATTGCAGCTTTTGAAAACGTTGACGGTCTATCTTCGTCAACGTTCTTAAATGATGTAATTTTAGTTCATCAAGGATTTCCCGGTATATCGTTCAGTGAGATAAATACCAAGACAAAGTTTTTTAGAAAAGAGATAAGTGCGCCAATAATGGTAACTGGGATGACGGGTGGAAGGAACGAACTAGGAAGAATAAATAGGATTATAGCAGAGGTTGCTGAGAAATTCGGAATACCCATGGGGGTAGGCAGTCAAAGAGTTGCAATAGAAAAGGCAGAGGCTAGGGAAAGTTTTACAATAGTCAGAAAAGTTGCTCCTACGATACCTATTATTGCTAACTTGGGGATGCCACAATTAGTTAAGGGATATGGATTAAAGGAATTTCAAGATGCTATACAAATGATAGAGGCTGATGCAATAGCCGTTCACTTGAATCCAGCTCAAGAAGTATTTCAACCAGAAGGCGAACCAGAGTATCAGATTTATGCTTTAGAGAGACTGAGGGATATATCTAAGGAGCTATCTGTACCAATTATAGTAAAAGAAAGTGGAAATGGTATTTCCATGGAAACTGCAAAGCTTCTTTATAGTTATGGTATAAAGAATTTTGATACTTCTGGGCAAGGCGGTACTAATTGGATAGCGATAGAGATGATAAGGGATATTAGAAGGGGAAATTGGAAGGCAGAAAGCGCAAAAAACTTCCTTGACTGGGGTGTGCCGACGGCGGCTTCGATAATTGAGGTAAGATATTCAATTCCTGATGCTTTCCTAGTGGGTAGTGGTGGTATTAGGAGTGGGTTAGATGCAGCTAAGGCTATAGCGCTAGGGGCTGATATTGCTGGTATGGCTTTACCGGTACTTAAAAGTGCAATAGAAGGTAAAGAAAGTTTAGAACAGTTCTTTAGGAAGATAATATTTGAATTGAAGGCAACCATGATGCTTACTGGTTCTAAAAACGTTGAGGCACTAAAGAGGAGTAGTATTGTAATTTTGGGTAAACTTAAAGAGTGGGCTGAATATAGGGGGATAAATTTATCTATATACGAGAAAGTTAGAAAGAGAGAATAA
- a CDS encoding 50S ribosomal protein L18e produces the protein MKVTGSTNITVRKLIRNLEKSKKPLWRKVAEELSIPSRKRPYINLYKINEHTKPNDIVVVPGKVLGIGKLDHEVTVIALDFSKSAIEKIRASGGQAMSIYKALETFKDFKGRSVRLMKQ, from the coding sequence ATGAAAGTAACTGGTAGTACAAATATAACTGTTAGAAAGCTTATCAGAAATTTAGAAAAATCCAAAAAACCGTTGTGGAGAAAAGTAGCTGAAGAGTTATCGATACCTTCCAGAAAAAGGCCCTACATAAATCTTTACAAAATAAATGAACACACTAAACCTAATGACATAGTTGTAGTTCCCGGAAAAGTGTTAGGTATAGGCAAGCTGGATCACGAAGTAACTGTTATTGCATTGGATTTCTCAAAATCTGCCATAGAGAAAATTAGAGCTTCCGGTGGTCAAGCTATGAGTATATATAAAGCTTTAGAAACCTTTAAGGATTTTAAAGGAAGAAGTGTGAGGTTGATGAAACAATGA